AAGCGAAGCTCCCACTTGATCTGTAGATGAATTAGTATTGTTCCTAGGCTGAGCAAATTTTTGCAGACATCTCGAGTCTTTATGGCCTAAGTGTCCACAAATACCACACATAGTTGGGATCCATGAATACTCTACATCAACCAATGATATAGTACCTCTTTTGTCATTCAAAGCGATCTTCTGCGGGAATTGTTTGTTCAATTCAACTTCCACCAAGATTTTTGTCTCACCCATTAGAGTAGGATCAAGTCTAGGTCTGTTTGTCAGCATTGGAGCTCCCAGGGCAGAGGCAATTCGGCTTATTCCTGGAATAGAGTATAACCTACTAGGGATATTTTTTTAGAGTTACCCAGACTGGAATAGTGGATATCTCTGGAAGAGATAATGAAGCTGCATGACCCCAAGGAGCTACAAACATCAAGCAGTCATCCACATGCCATAATTCCCTCTGAAGAATCCAAGAACGTAAAGATTCATCTAGAATGTGGAACAAAAAAGAAGACTCACCTAGTTTCTTAGAAAAGATTCTGCATTTCTTACCCCAAATCCTATTAACTACAGCATTTACGAGCCCACCTGACGGAGTGGAACAACGATGGAACTGTCCAATAATGTACTCTTTCTGATTTTCAGGACCATGAAGGAGAAGTTTGCTCGGGATTGTTACCACAGGAGTACCATCTTCCAGGTACGTGGGAGATGTTGTTTTGTAGAGATTCCTGGTAGATGGGTTCATCTTCTCAGCCCAAGAGAATCGAAGATTACCATCTTTATTTACTTCAGGAGCAGGGGGCTTTGGTTTGACCAGAGCTTTGTTAGTAACTCTGTTTGCCAATTGAGGTTCTAGTATGTTTGTTTGCAGAGCGACTTTGGCTAACAGAAAGAGAAGGCCAGTGAGATGGGGATGATAGTTCTAGAGGAAGATTTGATCCAGCTTCAGGCAGAACATCAACCGCTTATGGAGAGGATGGATAAATCCTTAAAGGTTTTGCCCATGCTCCTAGAGAAGGGGAAGAGGATACATCagaattttgaatattttctgtAGTAGAAGAACCCTCAACAGTGACTAGGTTTTGCACGATGATTGAATCAACATGAACAGCTGAGGCAGTAGAGACTTCATTAACAGCTTCTCCTCTTACATCTTTGTAGTTCTCAACTTGAGTTACACTTTCCACAAGAGCATCAATCTTTGGAGGTTCTAATCCGACCAAACCCTTAACATGTGGGTTTTGGCCTGAGTTTTGGTTTGATGGAGACTTTACGTCAGTGGCAACAAACCCATCAAAACCAATTGAGGAAGCTGGTACTGGTAGAGAACCAGTCGAAGAAGAACGGTGGAGTACGATGAACATTAGGCTATTTTCAGGTTTTTAATTAGATCTAGGGGTTGGAGAGAATAAGCCATTTAAAAGAGATTGAGAAATAAGAgcaaaactagattttgacccgcgctttcaaagcgcggatttatgtttggtgaaaattttatataatcacatttatataatccatcttgtatatgtatttatttaatccgtctcatatatgtattttatatccagatttatgttcggtaaaactatattatacatgtatttttaggtttttaattttgaattagatattttaaatataaatcaatataacagttttatagttttgatcggtgttttgaaattcgattgagacctgcggttgaacggattaccggttgatcaaagataaattcagttcgggtttgaaaaaaaaacaaaatttaaaaatccaataaaaactactaaaatcgaaatccagttaccggttgaaccaataaacaatttttattttttataaataatttttgttagatagttgggattatatttagaaaaaagcggtttaaaaccaaaccattaaatagtttgagaaaaaacgatgctgtttcaaacatgtccggttggaaaaatattaaaatgatacagtatcaaacacggaataatcacataccaaaattgaattaggaaaccggtggttaatgacaaaccaaaaacaattaaaaaagaaaccaatgcaaaatgtccaaaaatgtcattaatgaatacaaaagaaagcctctttaataggggtaaacagagtaaaaatctaaatgtgcttgtactttaatagtatagatagaagTTGGAGTTTGAGAGGAGAAGTCCACCGGAACAATATCACGCCGGCGGAGCAGAGGCGACGACTCGCGAACGGCTGAGCGGCCGAAAGGAAATCGAaagtttacttttctttttctttttgataaatgTGCCCGAGAGAAAACCCCTTTTTTTTTCAAGTGATAAGaagttcttaaaatatttaatctatttgatagtttttaattttaggTACGCGGATATATATTATTAGACCGAGACTGAATCTCATCAAGTTATTTGTAtggattttgaattttatggGTTTTCTGGTTTGGATAAAATCCATAACACCAAATATCTTAAAAGATATGTTCAGTATTTACGGCTTGGATTCATTTTATGGATTCATTTTTATCAACTGGGGTTTTAGTTcaaaactttgaaatttttgtATTTGGTTTATTTGAACAGAAACTAAAGAAGTTCAACAAATGAACTAATGTGTTATCTTCTCGTGTAACACCTTTTCAAAAATCTTCTTGacataaaatcaaaacaagtataacattattttattatttataaaccgGTTCATAGTACATTTGTTCAAGGGAATTGCTCGTTACGCTTCAAATCGACAGTCACGATATCCATTACGAAACACTTACCATGTTGCTTCCAGTAATCTGCCATCGGATTGATCCACTCCGGTTCAGCTATCTCCGCTCGCTGATGTTTCAACTCATCAGTCGATATGTTGTACTTCTCATCTCTGATCTTAACCAACTCCGGCCTTAATACCCCCTGCCCCACCCCTTGTGGTGACATCATCAGTTCGGGTGCGCCCACCGGTAATTTGTCACCTACAGAAACACCCACATATAAGACAAATCATTGTTCAACCCAAACAAAACCGGACAAATCAAACCCGATTTACAACTATAAATTTCTTCATTCTGATATTTTTGATCGCTTTAAATGTTTAATCTTTAAACCGGGTAATTAACCGTTTAACCATAAGATTAATTGCTGTACTAACTTATAGAAACCGTTTACATAGAATTGATCTTGTTTACAGCCGATATTTTGTTAGACATGTCACATATCATACCTCGGTCTATCTGCCAGGTGCACCAAAATTTACCGTACGTTTTGGCTATGTTCTTGAGCTCTGGAGTAGCCACAGCCTCAGGCAATCGTGGATAAGCCCACGAGCCTGACTTAACCTCGTAAGCATGAGAGTGCCAAAGCTTTTGCTCATCTTGAGGCAGATTTTCATATAACCGGTCTGATATTACATATTCAATTCCtaacaaaataacaaatttagTATAAGCTTTCAAAAGATTGAGCTTTAATCtgagttaaaaagaaaaaaatagtaccGATGAGAGGTGCATCAGAACGGTCAGAACCGTATACTGCGCACTGGAGGAACTCGGCGTTGACTCTGTGGACATAGTGGTGAGTCTGTATTTGCCGGGACATATCTCCACCGTAAATCGCAAACGTCGAAACATGACAGTTCATTTGCTTCACTGGTAATCTCCTCTGCATGATCGTAGCTCCGGCATCAAGCATGCGTGTGGAGACCGTCACCGGATCTCCAGGAGCCACCTGATCTTCGTCGCCACTCGAGgccatctttcttttttcttttcgtaTTTGGTTTCACGCTTAGATAAGATTCTATTCTTCTTTGTCACATGGTTAGATTAATTTATGATAATGAATAAAATACAAGACATGCAAATTTCATAGACGTGTCATGGAAAGGTCGTACATCGACCATGTGTTGAATCCGACTAcaatttacatttttgatttaataaaaaaagtttgcaaaaccaaaccttatccgaactttaaaattaatcaatacaaaaacaaaccaaaccgaacgGTTCTTGTAAGGAACCAAACACGTACAAGATGATTCGCTGGTCCCTTCGCTGTAACACAAAAATCATGTACATACACATATACATGTAAATTAAGCTACTGTAAGGTTTCAGACATCTTACTAATATAAGACAACTTACAAGCCTTTTGTCTCTCGTAAGACACAAGGCAACGCACACAGCTTTACAGCGACGAGGAAGAGCGTTCCACTGTGGAGATTAAGGTCATGGATTCTGGGTATAATGGATAGAGATCACAACCAGTAACTGACGATTTCATTGTCGTTGCCGTTTGATCGGTTACACCAGATGTGCTCAAGATACCATCTGTATCAATGTCCCTGAGGTTTGAGATGCTCCAGTTATGTCCATATAAACCACGATCTGAAATAACCTGTGTTATTTCTACCTCTCCCTCCAGCATTTGCACAGCCTCTGACATGGTTGGTCTTAAGGAAGGAGATGAGTTTGTGCAAACAATAGCAACTTTGATCATCCTTACCGCTTCATTGCTGTTGTAATCACCTTGTAGAACTGGATCTACTATCTCCGTTAAGTCCCCTTTCTGTTGCAGCTTCACTGCCTGAGATTCGTGGCAACATGTGGTTTAAGTAAACTATAACTTATCAAATGGgataaagagaaacaaaaacaatcgTGTCAGTTACCCAATTGATAAGGGAGACTTGATCATCACTTCCCTTGTATTTACTATTACTCTGTCCACTAACAATTTCCATTGCCACAACCCCGAAGCTGTACACGTCTGCTTTCTCTGACAACTGACCCCATAGTGCATATTCTGGAGCCATATATCCGCTGCATTATAAGAGAAACGAAGACTGAGCTAGATTTCTTTGGCCACTGtttgagattttattttatagtctACTCTTACATGGTTCCTGCAATCTTGGTGCTAATGTGGCTATGTTCTTCTTCATATAGCCTAGCCAATCCAAAGTCAGATATCTTTGCATTTAGGTCAGCGTCTAGAAGTACATTTGTGGTCTTTATGTCACGGTGAACCATTCTGATCATTGATCCCTCGTGAAGGAATTCAAGCCCTCTTGCAATTCCAACACATATTTTTTGTCTTGCTTTCCAGTCCAGGTACACGGAACACTTTCCTAGAAATGGGTTTTAACCAAATggaaataatatcatttttaaaatataggaaCATTGTGTATTAGAGAGGAAACATATTTCTAAAGAAAAGCTGAATGACTTTAATACCATGGAGCATATGAGAGAGGGAGTTATTTTCCATGTACTCATAGACGAGCATCAATTGATTCTTCTCGACACAACATCCATAAAGCTTTACGAGGTTTGGATGATTCAGACCAGAGATCATGCCTATCTCATTCACAAACTCGCGGTTTCCTTGGTGTGACTTGGAAGAAAGCTGTTTGACTGCTATGATAGTTCCATCTGACAGCTCTCCCTGCATTAATTTTTCTCATATCAGAAACCATAATTTCTCATGTATCTACATTTGAAAAGAACCTTTACATTTATTTTAGCATACTTTGAATACGGATCCGAAACCTCCTTCCCCAAGTTTGTTGGCTTGATCAAAATTGTTTGTTGCAGCTTGCAGTTGCCTCCAGGTAAAGCAAACCGTTGGTAGGCCCTGGACTCTTAGATCTGTGTGATCATATTCACAACagaaaataattacatatagcTGAAACGAATTGGTCATGTATTCATACACTGTGAAATATGATACCTCGTTCGCTTGTATTCTTGTCTCTTATGCATCTTCTCCGAGCATATATTCCCAAAGCCAAGAGAATGATTGTTACCAAGGCAGCTATAGTCCCAAAAATTAGGGGATAATTagtttgatgttttattttttccgCTGTGAATAAGACAAACAGAAGTgtaaatatatacatgataGATCATATATAGACCAAGCTACAAAAGTATATTTTCAAGTCTTTTGACCTCCACATAGTGGCTCCATAcctgaaaattcaaaagaacCTGTGTCATTTGAAGTTATGGCCACTTGAAAGGGAAGAAAGAAATATGATCAACAGTACTTACTGTGGTGACACAAGGAAATTGCAGAGATAAGAGGACCATAGTTTCCTCTTCTGGGTATGAGGGTTGTCCCTTTCCCTGCCCAATACAGCTGAATCTCTAACATATGATTGGTTACGttaacaacttttttttctttcacaacAGGCGTCATAGTCCCTCTAGACTCTTTTTTGATGTTAAAATCTCTTAAGAACAATTCTCCCTAACAAAAAGAGAAGTGACAAAAGCAAATAAGCTTCAATCTTTCATGCTTCATTCTAGAAAACAATTATTAAGTGACACTTCACCTGAACATAGACATCAAATATGCGTCTGCCAAGGCGACTGAATGGTTCTTCGTCTGAAAACTGAATCTCCATAAAATGGAGTTTCACATTGTAGGATCCATTTTCCAAGCAAAATGCATAATAAACAAGTGAGAGAGCAGATCTACGTGCAGTCTTATAAAGATTAGGAGAATCTCTAGGTAGCTTTGAACTAGCTGAAATGGTGTACGTATCATTCTCGCTATGTTCATCCGCGGCAAACACACCTGTGTTACTAATTCCCCAGGTTTTGAAGTGTTGATTTGTTGCGGAATAGACAGTACTGTCATCAGCTTGGTAGGCGATTTTATGAGAGGAGTTTTTAATGACTATGTCTTCTCCACCACAATTTATATGTAATGTTCGCTGATCTGCCATCCATAATTGAAAGAGATAAATTAACAGGCAAAACAGACAGCAAAATATTATGTTAGAGACGTTCTGTACTTACAGCTTGTGCAGTTGATTGGACCAGCACATGGAAGAAGCCCAGTTCTGTATGAAAAAAAACCAAAGTAGTTAGACATCACAATGGCACAAAATATTCTACTGATACGAGATAAAGCAGAAGAGTATATACTTACAAGTTGTTCTTCAAATATGAGCTCTGGTATGTATTAATGTTACTGATTGAGCACAAAATGTAAATAGAAACTTCAACATGAGAATGTTATcaacaaaacagagaagatgtATTATATCAAccaatatttcatatttgtacCTCTTTTCCTGACAACTAGACGACCAAGAGAAGTTATTGTACGAGATATCACTGTGagaaataacaataataaaagaTTAGCTGACATGACGAAAAAATATCTCAAAAAGATATAGACAAAGGAAAGCTTAAACGTACATATTAGATTGGCTATTGAGAAAAACACCTGATCCAGCGTCTCCAGAAAGTCTGTTTCTAGTCAAATAGCTGAACAAACATGTCAGAATAATGCATACTTGATCATGACAACATGGTTTTGACAATGTTTGGACACCTCGTTAACATGTTCGTCTCAGATTGTATAGTACTTACGTGTATTTTGGTGCACTTTGTATCCCACGAACTTCACCAGTCAAGCTGTTAAACGATAAATCCCTGCAGTAAACATGTAATAAACAAAGTAAACGTAGATCCTCTACAAATTTCTCAAAAGCTTCTACATAGATCCTCTCATACTCAAACACATATAACTGACATAGTCCTGTAACTATAAGCGCTTATATGTCATGAGTATACACATTTGATCATACTCTAATTCCTCGGCAGGTAATGTGGAGTATATTAAACTAGCACTGACAGAAAGAACTTACAAAGTCTTTAGCTCTGGCAAGTTCCATATGTAAGAAGGAATTGGACCAGACAAGCTCACATTCCTCAAAATCCTGAAACAGGGAAGGGGGATTTTAGTACGAATTTTTCAGATAGAGTTAAGCTTCAAGAAGATAAACTGATGACTGAGactaaagaaaagaaaaatacagtTTTCTGATGGCTTTGCTGGACATATTTGGAAAGGAGTTGATCCCAGTTGTATCACTAATACTCCTGCATATGGATATATCGCTTAAAACATCAGTTTTGTTTCAATTGTCCTTCTGTTAATACATGAGTTGAAGGTAAGTCCATTACATATCAATAAGATTTTCTAGGCGAGTGACAGCATCAGGAATAGGACCTTTCAGTCCACTTGCCAGTAGACCTCTGTTGATAATAACCAACACAGCTTTAGATGCATGGTAGATAAACAGAAACCATAAGAGAAATGAAAATTAGCAATGAAGGACAAGCTTACAGCCTTTGAAGCCGAGACCAGTTGCCTATATATGCTGGGATGGTACCATTGAAGTTATTGTCACTTACCCTACTGCATATATTATGGACACAAACAACTAATTAAGAGTTCTGTAAAACTTATCTTCTTGGACTAGTTTATAGGTTCTAAGGTGAGAATTTTCCTGACTATAAATCAATTTGCAACCATGAAAGTCATACTAGGGAAGAAACAAAGCATATAAGAAGTCGAGGAAGAAGTTCGACAAGGAAGCTTTGAATCAAATAGGTTGTACTTCAATGTAGATACCAATAAAACAAAACCTTAGGACAACATCTCTAGTTACAAAGGCAACaaaaccttaagaaaaaattattttgtttagttaCAGAAACAACTTACAAATCCTCAAGGTTCACAAGTCTAGCGAGAGAGTTAGGCAAGCTTCCTGTAAATTGGTTGGAGGTAAGATGCCTGCACAAACCAGTGTTTGAGAAGATTATAACtactttttgttttcctttgGATAAAGTTTGGtgcataaaactaaatattgaTGTGATTTTGAAGAATGGATAAGATGCAAAGGGTATTACAGTCGTATTAGGTTGGTCAAGTTACCAAGCTCCTCAGGAATTGGACCAGAGAAATGATTGGCTTCAACCCCTCTGAAAGTACCGTTACATCACGGTAATTTAAGGTCAAATCAAGAGGCATATTTGGTATAGGAAACAATTTGAGACGTACAGGACTGTAAGATTCTTGAAGTTCTGTAACCCAGTTGGTAAAGGCCCGGACAAATTATTTGCGCAGAGCGAGCTgcaagaa
The Raphanus sativus cultivar WK10039 chromosome 1, ASM80110v3, whole genome shotgun sequence DNA segment above includes these coding regions:
- the LOC108806761 gene encoding probable LRR receptor-like serine/threonine-protein kinase At1g29720 isoform X4, whose protein sequence is MLIVFSVLLFFIIITSFLASSTSASPSLHSDELNALEKIATTLGIKGLDLSYGDPCSLGTLKMMQDVDVETGNSTIRCDCSFNNSMTCHITSIDLKTLGLPGKLPPEFADLPYLQSIDLCRNYLTGTIPMDSLCANNLSGPLPTGLQNFKNLTVLGVEANHFSGPIPEELGNLTNLIRLHLTSNQFTGSLPNSLARLVNLEDFRVSDNNFNGTIPAYIGNWSRLQRLGLLASGLKGPIPDAVTRLENLIDMSISDTTGINSFPNMSSKAIRKLILRNVSLSGPIPSYIWNLPELKTLDLSFNSLTGEVRGIQSAPKYTYLTRNRLSGDAGSGVFLNSQSNIDISYNNFSWSSSCQEKSNINTYQSSYLKNNLTGLLPCAGPINCTSYQRTLHINCGGEDIVIKNSSHKIAYQADDSTVYSATNQHFKTWGISNTGVFAADEHSENDTYTISASSKLPRDSPNLYKTARRSALSLVYYAFCLENGSYNVKLHFMEIQFSDEEPFSRLGRRIFDVYVQGELFLRDFNIKKESRGTMTPVVKEKKVVNVTNHMLEIQLYWAGKGTTLIPRRGNYGPLISAISLCHHSMEPLCGAEKIKHQTNYPLIFGTIAALVTIILLALGIYARRRCIRDKNTSERDLRVQGLPTVCFTWRQLQAATNNFDQANKLGEGGFGSVFKGELSDGTIIAVKQLSSKSHQGNREFVNEIGMISGLNHPNLVKLYGCCVEKNQLMLVYEYMENNSLSHMLHGKCSVYLDWKARQKICVGIARGLEFLHEGSMIRMVHRDIKTTNVLLDADLNAKISDFGLARLYEEEHSHISTKIAGTIGYMAPEYALWGQLSEKADVYSFGVVAMEIVSGQSNSKYKGSDDQVSLINWAVKLQQKGDLTEIVDPVLQGDYNSNEAVRMIKVAIVCTNSSPSLRPTMSEAVQMLEGEVEITQVISDRGLYGHNWSISNLRDIDTDGILSTSGVTDQTATTMKSSVTGCDLYPLYPESMTLISTVERSSSSL
- the LOC108806761 gene encoding probable LRR receptor-like serine/threonine-protein kinase At1g29720 isoform X2, giving the protein MLIVFSVLLFFIIITSFLASSTSASPSLHSDELNALEKIATTLGIKGLDLSYGDPCSLGTLKMMQDVDVETGNSTIRCDCSFNNSMTCHITSIDLKTLGLPGKLPPEFADLPYLQSIDLCRNYLTGTIPMEWASLPYLTSISLCANNLSGPLPTGLQNFKNLTVLGVEANHFSGPIPEELGNLTNLIRLHLTSNQFTGSLPNSLARLVNLEDLVSDNNFNGTIPAYIGNWSRLQRLGLLASGLKGPIPDAVTRLENLIDMSISDTTGINSFPNMSSKAIRKLILRNVSLSGPIPSYIWNLPELKTLDLSFNSLTGEVRGIQSAPKYTYLTRNRLSGDAGSGVFLNSQSNIDISYNNFSWSSSCQEKSNINTYQSSYLKNNLTGLLPCAGPINCTSYQRTLHINCGGEDIVIKNSSHKIAYQADDSTVYSATNQHFKTWGISNTGVFAADEHSENDTYTISASSKLPRDSPNLYKTARRSALSLVYYAFCLENGSYNVKLHFMEIQFSDEEPFSRLGRRIFDVYVQGELFLRDFNIKKESRGTMTPVVKEKKVVNVTNHMLEIQLYWAGKGTTLIPRRGNYGPLISAISLCHHSMEPLCGAEKIKHQTNYPLIFGTIAALVTIILLALGIYARRRCIRDKNTSERDLRVQGLPTVCFTWRQLQAATNNFDQANKLGEGGFGSVFKGELSDGTIIAVKQLSSKSHQGNREFVNEIGMISGLNHPNLVKLYGCCVEKNQLMLVYEYMENNSLSHMLHGKCSVYLDWKARQKICVGIARGLEFLHEGSMIRMVHRDIKTTNVLLDADLNAKISDFGLARLYEEEHSHISTKIAGTIGYMAPEYALWGQLSEKADVYSFGVVAMEIVSGQSNSKYKGSDDQVSLINWAVKLQQKGDLTEIVDPVLQGDYNSNEAVRMIKVAIVCTNSSPSLRPTMSEAVQMLEGEVEITQVISDRGLYGHNWSISNLRDIDTDGILSTSGVTDQTATTMKSSVTGCDLYPLYPESMTLISTVERSSSSL
- the LOC108806761 gene encoding probable LRR receptor-like serine/threonine-protein kinase At1g29720 isoform X3, which translates into the protein MLIVFSVLLFFIIITSFLASSTSASPSLHSDELNALEKIATTLGIKGLDLSYGDPCSLGTLKMMQDVDVETGNSTIRCDCSFNNSMTCHITSIDLKTLGLPGKLPPEFADLPYLQSIDLCRNYLTGTIPMEWASLPYLTSISLCANNLSGPLPTGLQNFKNLTVLGVEANHFSGPIPEELGNLTNLIRLHLTSNQFTGSLPNSLARLVNLEDFRVSDNNFNGTIPAYIGNWSRLQRLGLLASGLKGPIPDAVTRLENLIDMSISDTTGINSFPNMSSKAIRKLILRNVSLSGPIPSYIWNLPELKTLDLSFNSLTGEVRGIQSAPKYTLSGDAGSGVFLNSQSNIDISYNNFSWSSSCQEKSNINTYQSSYLKNNLTGLLPCAGPINCTSYQRTLHINCGGEDIVIKNSSHKIAYQADDSTVYSATNQHFKTWGISNTGVFAADEHSENDTYTISASSKLPRDSPNLYKTARRSALSLVYYAFCLENGSYNVKLHFMEIQFSDEEPFSRLGRRIFDVYVQGELFLRDFNIKKESRGTMTPVVKEKKVVNVTNHMLEIQLYWAGKGTTLIPRRGNYGPLISAISLCHHSMEPLCGAEKIKHQTNYPLIFGTIAALVTIILLALGIYARRRCIRDKNTSERDLRVQGLPTVCFTWRQLQAATNNFDQANKLGEGGFGSVFKGELSDGTIIAVKQLSSKSHQGNREFVNEIGMISGLNHPNLVKLYGCCVEKNQLMLVYEYMENNSLSHMLHGKCSVYLDWKARQKICVGIARGLEFLHEGSMIRMVHRDIKTTNVLLDADLNAKISDFGLARLYEEEHSHISTKIAGTIGYMAPEYALWGQLSEKADVYSFGVVAMEIVSGQSNSKYKGSDDQVSLINWAVKLQQKGDLTEIVDPVLQGDYNSNEAVRMIKVAIVCTNSSPSLRPTMSEAVQMLEGEVEITQVISDRGLYGHNWSISNLRDIDTDGILSTSGVTDQTATTMKSSVTGCDLYPLYPESMTLISTVERSSSSL
- the LOC130496962 gene encoding uncharacterized protein LOC130496962; amino-acid sequence: MFIVLHRSSSTGSLPVPASSIGFDGFVATDVKSPSNQNSGQNPHVKGLVGLEPPKIDALVESVTQVENYKDVRGEAVNEVSTASAVHVDSIIVQNLVTVEGSSTTENIQNSDNYHPHLTGLLFLLAKVALQTNILEPQLANRVTNKALVKPKPPAPEVNKDGNLRFSWAEKMNPSTRNLYKTTSPTYLEDGTPVVTIPSKLLLHGPENQKEYIIGQFHRCSTPSGGLVNAVVNRIWGKKCRIFSKKLGISRIASALGAPMLTNRPRLDPTLMGETKILVEVELNKQFPQKIALNDKRGTISLVDVEYSWIPTMCGICGHLGHKDSRCLQKFAQPRNNTNSSTDQVGASLASASVYPSVSVSKVNPDGTSISASVTVARIDSATIPTVSTPVAALASVIGTHVVAVASVTEHVPASMAPSPAVNIGLVHVPPTPVSTTVIEAMEALPTTSVATLKSTSVSDGQVLASSPSSFVEILPTTTESEPTTPATIFKATVAATPPSKSVLSEDAPLNTDTATTLEDFPATESFFLTPPPEASSEIPPPTFGGLPFTPFTGLQLLGDQVEFREGVILIVKENE
- the LOC108806761 gene encoding probable LRR receptor-like serine/threonine-protein kinase At1g29720 isoform X1, producing MLIVFSVLLFFIIITSFLASSTSASPSLHSDELNALEKIATTLGIKGLDLSYGDPCSLGTLKMMQDVDVETGNSTIRCDCSFNNSMTCHITSIDLKTLGLPGKLPPEFADLPYLQSIDLCRNYLTGTIPMEWASLPYLTSISLCANNLSGPLPTGLQNFKNLTVLGVEANHFSGPIPEELGNLTNLIRLHLTSNQFTGSLPNSLARLVNLEDFRVSDNNFNGTIPAYIGNWSRLQRLGLLASGLKGPIPDAVTRLENLIDMSISDTTGINSFPNMSSKAIRKLILRNVSLSGPIPSYIWNLPELKTLDLSFNSLTGEVRGIQSAPKYTYLTRNRLSGDAGSGVFLNSQSNIDISYNNFSWSSSCQEKSNINTYQSSYLKNNLTGLLPCAGPINCTSYQRTLHINCGGEDIVIKNSSHKIAYQADDSTVYSATNQHFKTWGISNTGVFAADEHSENDTYTISASSKLPRDSPNLYKTARRSALSLVYYAFCLENGSYNVKLHFMEIQFSDEEPFSRLGRRIFDVYVQGELFLRDFNIKKESRGTMTPVVKEKKVVNVTNHMLEIQLYWAGKGTTLIPRRGNYGPLISAISLCHHSMEPLCGAEKIKHQTNYPLIFGTIAALVTIILLALGIYARRRCIRDKNTSERDLRVQGLPTVCFTWRQLQAATNNFDQANKLGEGGFGSVFKGELSDGTIIAVKQLSSKSHQGNREFVNEIGMISGLNHPNLVKLYGCCVEKNQLMLVYEYMENNSLSHMLHGKCSVYLDWKARQKICVGIARGLEFLHEGSMIRMVHRDIKTTNVLLDADLNAKISDFGLARLYEEEHSHISTKIAGTIGYMAPEYALWGQLSEKADVYSFGVVAMEIVSGQSNSKYKGSDDQVSLINWAVKLQQKGDLTEIVDPVLQGDYNSNEAVRMIKVAIVCTNSSPSLRPTMSEAVQMLEGEVEITQVISDRGLYGHNWSISNLRDIDTDGILSTSGVTDQTATTMKSSVTGCDLYPLYPESMTLISTVERSSSSL
- the LOC108860010 gene encoding oil body-associated protein 2C, translated to MASSGDEDQVAPGDPVTVSTRMLDAGATIMQRRLPVKQMNCHVSTFAIYGGDMSRQIQTHHYVHRVNAEFLQCAVYGSDRSDAPLIGIEYVISDRLYENLPQDEQKLWHSHAYEVKSGSWAYPRLPEAVATPELKNIAKTYGKFWCTWQIDRGDKLPVGAPELMMSPQGVGQGVLRPELVKIRDEKYNISTDELKHQRAEIAEPEWINPMADYWKQHGKCFVMDIVTVDLKRNEQFP